A window of Halobellus sp. LT62 contains these coding sequences:
- a CDS encoding DUF354 domain-containing protein: MSRVQFDVTHPAHVHLFRHAIGELVADGNTVAVSSREKEITTDLLDAYGIEHTVLSEKGVRKAALLSEWVLRDVRTLRFAARFDPDVIVSRLSPTAVHAAAMVGAGSVAFHDHEGTNRLASLLAPFTDRLCTPSTFEADFGASHDRHDGVQELAYLHPDRFEPNRERLREFGVNPDEPYVVLRFVEMGAHHDVGLSGISAAAKRRLVDELSADAAVYVSSEGAVPTETDAEPVPVPPALMHDLLSEASLFVTDSNTMATEAGLLGTPTIRSGAYAETTEFSNFEVLAEAGLVESVPAEDRAVERAVTLFEDPNAERRWQRRRDDYVADKPDLTDYIVDTTLSVATDAPRETDVSARRHRGLEDEPARAVPRGEGDD; the protein is encoded by the coding sequence ATGAGCCGCGTCCAGTTCGACGTCACGCATCCGGCGCACGTGCACCTGTTCAGACACGCGATCGGGGAACTCGTCGCCGACGGGAACACCGTCGCGGTCAGTTCGCGGGAGAAGGAGATCACGACCGACCTGCTCGACGCGTACGGCATCGAACACACGGTCCTCTCCGAGAAGGGAGTCCGGAAGGCGGCGCTGCTCTCCGAGTGGGTCCTCCGAGATGTGAGGACGCTGCGGTTCGCCGCCCGCTTCGATCCCGACGTGATCGTGAGCCGACTCAGCCCGACAGCGGTGCACGCCGCGGCGATGGTTGGGGCGGGGTCGGTGGCGTTTCACGACCACGAGGGGACGAACCGGTTGGCGAGTCTCCTTGCACCGTTCACCGACCGACTCTGCACGCCATCGACGTTCGAGGCTGACTTCGGCGCGTCGCACGATCGCCACGACGGCGTCCAAGAGTTGGCGTACCTCCACCCCGATCGGTTCGAACCGAACCGCGAACGGTTGCGCGAATTTGGGGTGAACCCGGACGAGCCGTACGTAGTCCTTCGGTTCGTCGAGATGGGCGCGCATCACGACGTCGGCTTATCAGGCATCTCGGCGGCCGCGAAGCGACGGCTCGTCGACGAACTATCCGCGGACGCGGCGGTGTACGTTTCCTCGGAGGGAGCGGTCCCGACGGAAACCGACGCGGAGCCGGTTCCCGTTCCGCCCGCGCTGATGCACGACCTCCTGAGCGAGGCGTCGCTCTTCGTCACCGACTCGAACACGATGGCGACCGAGGCCGGCCTCTTGGGCACGCCGACGATCAGGTCGGGCGCGTACGCGGAGACAACCGAGTTCAGTAACTTCGAGGTGCTCGCCGAGGCGGGCCTCGTCGAATCGGTCCCCGCGGAGGATCGCGCCGTCGAGCGCGCAGTAACGCTGTTCGAAGATCCGAACGCCGAGCGTCGGTGGCAGCGGCGACGGGACGACTACGTCGCCGACAAACCCGACCTCACCGACTACATCGTCGACACGACACTTTCGGTCGCGACGGACGCGCCGCGCGAGACCGACGTGAGCGCCCGGCGACACCGAGGGCTGGAGGACGAACCAGCGCGAGCGGTCCCGCGAGGAGAGGGCGATGACTGA
- a CDS encoding polysaccharide deacetylase family protein, which produces MTEIESATAADDGVRERVEARRRRQVPEGKSFALCLTHDVDRPYKTYQSIYYAVSQGKLSQLKSLLPGRNPYWSFDRIKAIESDLGVRSSFNFLDEQSLFTDRPRRELLSPESWMRYAGRYELTDPKIIDLIHDLDAGGWEIGLHGSYDSYRDRERLRAEKRGLESVLGREVSGIRQHHLNLSVPDTWRHHSAIGLDYDTSLGSSVEYGFQHGYGIVRPFDDSFVVFPLTAMEIALPIDRDPQAAWEVVESLLLEARENGAVMSVLWHPRFFCEDTPAYGPLYERLIERALELDAWVGPPGELYERLDHPSSTAGHASPSD; this is translated from the coding sequence ATGACTGAGATCGAGTCGGCAACCGCGGCGGACGACGGTGTCAGGGAACGCGTCGAGGCCCGTCGTCGGCGACAGGTCCCCGAGGGCAAGTCGTTCGCGCTTTGTCTCACGCACGACGTCGACCGTCCGTACAAGACGTATCAGTCGATCTACTACGCGGTTAGTCAAGGGAAGCTCTCGCAACTGAAATCGCTGCTTCCGGGGCGGAATCCGTACTGGTCGTTCGATCGGATCAAAGCGATCGAGTCCGACCTCGGCGTCCGCTCCTCGTTCAACTTCCTCGACGAGCAGTCGCTCTTCACCGACCGGCCGCGGCGAGAGCTCCTCAGCCCGGAGTCGTGGATGCGCTATGCCGGGCGATACGAGCTCACCGATCCGAAGATCATCGATCTGATCCACGACCTCGACGCGGGCGGGTGGGAGATCGGGCTACACGGGTCCTACGACTCCTACCGGGACCGCGAGCGGCTTCGCGCCGAGAAACGGGGCCTCGAATCGGTGTTGGGTCGGGAAGTCTCCGGAATCAGACAGCATCACCTCAACCTCTCGGTGCCCGATACGTGGCGACACCACTCGGCGATCGGTCTCGACTACGACACGTCTCTCGGATCGTCGGTCGAGTACGGGTTCCAGCACGGCTATGGGATCGTGCGTCCCTTCGACGACTCGTTCGTCGTGTTCCCGCTGACCGCGATGGAAATCGCGTTGCCCATCGACCGCGATCCGCAGGCCGCGTGGGAGGTCGTCGAATCGCTCCTCCTCGAAGCCCGAGAGAACGGTGCGGTGATGAGCGTGCTCTGGCATCCGCGGTTCTTCTGCGAGGACACGCCGGCGTACGGCCCGCTCTACGAGCGGTTAATCGAGCGCGCGCTGGAACTCGACGCGTGGGTCGGGCCCCCCGGGGAGTTATACGAACGGCTCGATCACCCCTCGTCGACGGCGGGTCACGCGTCTCCCTCGGACTGA
- a CDS encoding DUF5789 family protein, whose protein sequence is MGREVKFSHVREALETLEYPIDRANAADEFADVTLLLADGSENFGELIEETSSDRFESAEDLESELHNTLPREAVGEPYQSEGDA, encoded by the coding sequence ATGGGCAGAGAAGTGAAATTCAGCCACGTCAGAGAGGCGCTCGAAACGCTGGAGTATCCGATCGACCGCGCGAACGCGGCCGACGAGTTCGCAGACGTCACGCTCCTGTTGGCGGACGGCTCGGAGAACTTCGGCGAGCTGATCGAAGAGACGTCGAGCGACAGGTTCGAGTCGGCGGAGGACCTCGAATCGGAACTGCACAACACGCTCCCCCGCGAGGCGGTCGGCGAGCCGTATCAGTCCGAGGGAGACGCGTGA
- a CDS encoding GNAT family N-acetyltransferase, giving the protein MELERLSLSEWDDALPKTGFEVFHFPEALSVLDDHTPGQMELLGGFKGDRPTALIPVFVREHAVGRVVTSPPPGMGVPRLGPVLMPASPKRRKQEKVNQTFAELVIDELGLTASTTLFSMVCHSRFSDPRPFGWADFDVGTRFTYRLDLAGREPESVLSTASKSLRREVNDARELDLSVDREGIDSVKRIFEDTRDRYAEQGETFPQTWPYVRDLFTALGEYARVYVARDGDGEFLTGVTVLYSPQDAYFWQGGSRTVHDGVAVNSLLHWRVIDDIIRDPPVETLRFYDLHGANTERLCRYKSKFGGDLIPYHSVDTNGYRMDVAKRVYERFVR; this is encoded by the coding sequence ATGGAACTCGAACGGCTCTCGCTATCGGAGTGGGACGACGCACTCCCGAAAACCGGATTCGAGGTGTTCCACTTCCCGGAGGCGCTGTCCGTGCTCGACGATCACACGCCCGGGCAAATGGAGTTACTCGGCGGATTCAAAGGCGACAGACCGACGGCACTGATCCCGGTTTTCGTTCGAGAGCACGCGGTGGGCCGGGTCGTGACCTCACCGCCGCCGGGGATGGGCGTTCCCCGCCTCGGTCCGGTTTTGATGCCAGCGAGTCCGAAGCGTCGGAAACAGGAGAAAGTGAACCAGACCTTCGCGGAACTCGTCATCGACGAACTGGGTCTCACCGCCTCGACGACACTGTTTTCGATGGTGTGTCACTCTCGATTCAGCGATCCCCGGCCGTTCGGCTGGGCCGACTTCGACGTCGGGACGCGATTCACCTATCGGCTCGATCTCGCCGGCCGGGAACCAGAATCGGTGCTCTCGACCGCGAGTAAGAGTCTCCGCCGCGAGGTGAACGACGCCCGCGAGTTAGATCTCAGCGTCGATCGCGAAGGGATCGATTCCGTAAAGCGGATCTTCGAGGACACGCGCGACCGATACGCCGAACAGGGCGAGACCTTCCCCCAGACGTGGCCGTACGTCCGTGACCTCTTCACGGCACTCGGTGAGTACGCGAGGGTCTACGTCGCCAGAGACGGTGACGGCGAATTTCTCACCGGCGTCACAGTCCTGTACTCCCCCCAAGACGCGTACTTCTGGCAGGGCGGCAGTCGGACGGTTCACGACGGCGTCGCCGTGAACAGCCTGCTCCACTGGCGCGTGATCGACGACATCATTCGGGATCCGCCGGTAGAGACCCTCCGATTCTACGACCTGCACGGAGCCAACACCGAGCGGCTCTGTCGCTACAAGAGCAAATTCGGCGGCGATCTGATCCCGTATCACTCCGTCGATACGAACGGGTACCGTATGGACGTCGCAAAGCGCGTCTACGAGCGGTTCGTGCGGTGA